In Balneolales bacterium ANBcel1, the following proteins share a genomic window:
- a CDS encoding ribose-phosphate pyrophosphokinase, producing the protein MDKPLAIFAGRSNLALARAIAEKYGTKLGAVTIKSFSDGELYIKYQQSIRGADVFIVQSTPPPGDNIIELLLLIDAAKRASAHRVTAVIPYFGYARQDRKDQPRVSIASKLFANLLSETGADRVLTMDLHAPQIQGFFDIPLDHLYASSIFVEYLHSNPIEDLVVVAPDVGSLKMARSYSKRLNAGLAFVDKRRPSQNVAEVMNIIGEVEGKNILLIDDLIDTAGTITNAATALKSRGAKKIIASSTHPILSGPAYQRIEDSPIDKFLVTDTVPLKKPSDKIHVLSVAGLFAESIRRIYTDDSISTLFDD; encoded by the coding sequence TGCTGAAAAATACGGTACAAAGTTGGGAGCGGTTACAATAAAGTCTTTTTCTGACGGTGAGTTGTATATCAAGTATCAGCAAAGCATCCGGGGTGCCGATGTGTTTATCGTGCAATCCACACCTCCGCCCGGAGACAACATTATTGAGTTGCTGTTGCTGATCGATGCTGCCAAGCGAGCTTCCGCACACCGCGTCACTGCCGTGATCCCCTATTTCGGATATGCCCGGCAGGACCGAAAGGATCAGCCCCGGGTCTCCATTGCTTCCAAATTGTTTGCGAACCTGCTCTCGGAGACAGGTGCCGACCGGGTACTTACCATGGACCTGCACGCTCCCCAGATCCAGGGTTTTTTCGACATTCCCCTGGACCATCTCTATGCCAGTTCCATCTTTGTGGAGTATTTGCATAGCAACCCCATAGAAGATCTGGTAGTTGTCGCCCCGGATGTTGGAAGCCTGAAAATGGCCCGTTCCTACTCCAAGCGCCTGAATGCCGGTCTGGCATTTGTCGACAAGCGTCGTCCGTCCCAGAATGTGGCGGAAGTCATGAACATCATCGGTGAGGTGGAAGGAAAAAACATTCTGCTCATTGATGATCTCATCGATACGGCCGGCACCATCACCAATGCCGCAACCGCGTTGAAATCACGGGGTGCCAAAAAGATTATCGCTTCCAGCACCCACCCGATCCTTTCAGGGCCGGCCTATCAGCGAATTGAGGACTCTCCGATTGACAAGTTCCTTGTAACCGATACGGTTCCTCTCAAGAAGCCGTCGGACAAGATCCATGTTTTGAGTGTAGCAGGCCTGTTTGCAGAATCCATCCGTCGCATCTATACCGACGACTCGATTAGTACTTTATTTGATGATTAA